In one Bacteroidales bacterium genomic region, the following are encoded:
- a CDS encoding acyl-CoA mutase large subunit family protein codes for MKQNEEQRRLFEEFPPVSTQEWEALINEDLKGADYERKLVWKTMEGFDVRPYYRKEDLEKISYLKVFPGDFPFVRSGRKKENNWFVRQDIRVGDINQANKKALDILMKGIDSLGWVLDEQKDPTIDEIEQLMENIYAQIVQVNFVCGKQAPKILDIYLALVKKYNRDLDKIHGSVDFDPIGRLLSTGGFYESEVADFDACAKIIEASSHVPHFRTLAVSAFVFKNAGSSIVEELAFGMAYGNEYLQRITEKGISIDDVAPNLKFHFGVSSNYFMEIAKIRAARLLWAKIVNAYGPSDAEFTRTHIHSITSDWNKTLYDPYVNMLRTTTEAMSAIIGGTNSLTVRPFDAIFGEPSGFSERIARNQQLLLKEESYLDKIVDPAAGSYYIETLTDSIAEQAWKIFLEVMDMGGFVAAFKKGFVQEKINKTAKSRDIAIASRREILVGTNQYPNYSEYLNKPVDQTVLEPTDHSIENPVAKPLKPYRGAQQLEKLRAATDNYSLSAKRPAAFMLTFGSLAMRRARSQFSGNFFGCAGISIIDNDGFKTVDAGVDAALKSEAEIVVICAADEDYPVIAPEIREKIGDKAIVVVAGYPKEVEELKAKGLRYFIHVKSNLLETLREFQQLLGIMA; via the coding sequence ATGAAACAAAATGAAGAGCAGCGCAGGCTGTTTGAGGAGTTCCCGCCGGTTTCCACGCAGGAGTGGGAAGCGTTGATTAATGAAGACCTCAAAGGGGCAGATTATGAGCGAAAGCTGGTGTGGAAAACCATGGAAGGATTCGACGTGAGGCCTTACTATAGGAAAGAGGATCTGGAAAAAATCAGCTATTTAAAGGTTTTCCCGGGCGATTTCCCGTTTGTCAGAAGCGGGCGCAAAAAGGAAAACAACTGGTTCGTCAGACAGGACATCAGGGTTGGAGATATCAACCAGGCGAATAAAAAAGCGCTCGACATCCTGATGAAGGGCATCGACTCGCTGGGCTGGGTGCTTGATGAACAAAAAGACCCGACCATAGACGAAATTGAGCAGTTGATGGAAAACATCTACGCGCAAATCGTGCAGGTGAATTTCGTCTGTGGAAAGCAAGCTCCAAAGATCCTCGATATCTACCTGGCTTTGGTAAAAAAATACAACCGCGATCTGGATAAAATACATGGCTCTGTGGATTTTGATCCAATAGGCCGGTTGCTTAGTACGGGGGGCTTTTATGAATCAGAAGTTGCTGATTTTGATGCTTGTGCAAAAATTATTGAGGCGTCAAGTCATGTACCCCATTTCCGCACTCTGGCTGTCAGCGCCTTCGTTTTTAAAAATGCCGGGTCGTCCATTGTCGAAGAACTGGCTTTTGGAATGGCTTATGGCAATGAATATCTGCAACGAATCACCGAAAAAGGGATTTCGATCGATGATGTAGCCCCTAACCTGAAATTTCATTTTGGGGTAAGCTCCAATTATTTTATGGAAATCGCCAAGATCAGGGCAGCGCGGTTGCTTTGGGCAAAAATTGTAAATGCGTATGGACCATCAGATGCCGAATTTACCAGAACCCATATTCATTCCATCACCAGCGACTGGAACAAGACATTGTATGATCCATATGTAAACATGCTCCGCACAACCACCGAAGCCATGTCGGCAATTATCGGGGGGACCAATTCACTCACCGTTCGTCCATTTGATGCAATTTTTGGAGAACCGTCCGGTTTTTCCGAGCGGATTGCACGCAACCAGCAGCTTTTGCTTAAAGAGGAATCATATCTGGATAAAATAGTTGACCCGGCCGCCGGCTCCTATTATATCGAAACCCTGACCGATTCCATCGCAGAACAAGCCTGGAAAATATTCCTCGAAGTGATGGATATGGGCGGATTTGTTGCTGCTTTTAAAAAAGGGTTTGTTCAGGAAAAAATCAATAAAACTGCTAAAAGCAGGGATATAGCCATTGCCAGCCGAAGAGAAATACTTGTTGGAACAAATCAATATCCCAATTACAGTGAGTACCTCAACAAACCGGTTGACCAGACAGTTCTTGAACCGACTGATCATTCGATCGAAAACCCTGTGGCTAAGCCGTTGAAACCTTATCGTGGTGCACAGCAGCTGGAGAAACTTCGCGCAGCAACAGACAACTACTCGCTTTCGGCAAAACGTCCGGCAGCATTTATGCTCACTTTCGGCAGCCTCGCCATGCGCAGGGCGCGTTCACAATTTTCCGGGAATTTCTTTGGCTGCGCCGGAATCAGTATTATTGACAACGATGGGTTTAAAACCGTTGATGCTGGTGTTGATGCTGCATTGAAAAGCGAAGCCGAAATTGTTGTGATTTGTGCTGCTGATGAGGATTACCCGGTGATTGCTCCTGAAATCAGGGAGAAAATAGGCGATAAAGCCATCGTTGTGGTGGCCGGTTATCCCAAAGAGGTTGAAGAATTGAAGGCAAAAGGGCTGAGGTATTTCATTCATGTCAAATCCAACTTACTGGAAACACTCAGAGAATTTCAGCAATTGTTGGGGATTATGGCTTAA